CAGTGGCTTAAAGAAAGATGGAAAAGAGTTTCATTCATCAAAAAAATAACCATAGCGTTAAATCCATATCACTGGCTGATTCTTTTGATTGAAAGAACCATATTTAAAGGGAAAAAATATAAAAAAATAATTGCTATATCTGAAATGGTTAAAAAAAATATAGTTGAAAACTACAGCGTTGACCCAGATGATATAATGGTAATCTATAATGCTATAGATTATGCAAAATTTGCAGAAATAAATAAACAACAATACAGAAGACAGATAAGAGAGAAATTTGGCATAAATGATAATGAATTTGTATTACTTTTTGTTGGCTCTGGATTTGAAAGAAAAGGAGTAAAATATCTCATAGAATCTGCTGAAAAGGTTAGATATCCATTAACAGTCTTAATTGTTGGTAAAGGGGATTCTGAAAAATATAAAAAATATATTAAGAACCAAAAGATAATTTTTACTGGTCCACAAAAAGAAGTAGAAAAAATTTATGCTGCTGCAGACTTGTTTGTTTTTCCCACAATGTATGAACCTTTTGGTTTGGTGGTTCTTGAGGCAATGGCATCAGGGCTACCTGTAATTACAACAAAACTTAGCGGAGCAGCTGAATTAATAATTAATTATCAAAATGGTTTTGTTATAGATGCGCCAGAACAAATTGATAAAATTGCAGAATATATATCGCTATTAATTGAAGATAAAGAATTATATAAAAAGCTTTCAGAAGAGTCAAAAAATACAGCATCTTTATTCACAATGGAAAGACATTTTAAAGAATTAGAAAAACTTTACGAAGAAATAATCTAAAAAAACTCTAAAATTACAACAATAAAATAAAACTTAATCCTTTTATTTTTTCTATCTTTTCATTTATATTATAGCCTCTAAATAAATCACAGGCAAAGTATGGGATAAAGTTTTTATTAGTAAAGCAGTATGCTTGGTTAAATGTATATTATGGATTTGTAATAAACAGCAGACAATTTAAAGAAAAACGAGTTATGAAGCATACAAGATTGAAAATGTGTGATTAAATTTTTAACTGTCAATGTCAGGTTAACGGAGGGGGAGGGATTCGAACCCCCGGTAGGGTGTAACCCTACAGCGGTTTTCAAGACCGCCGCCTTAATCCACTCGGCCACCCCTCCAGATTTTTTATTATAACAAATTACTCATATCTCAATGCATCAATGGGATTAAGCATAGAGGCTTTATAGGCAGGATAAAATCCGAAGAAAATGCCTACAAAGGCTGAGAAAGAGAAGGCTATAAAAGCTGAAAAAGGAGAGATACTTACAGGCCATTGCATTAAATTAGAAACAATTAAAGAGCCTGCAATTCCTAAAAGAAGTCCAAAAATTCCTCCTATCATTGTTAAAAAAACAGATTCAATGAGAAATTGCATTCTTATATCCTTTGGCTTTGCTCCCACTGCCATTCTTATTCCAATTTCCCTTGTTCTTTCAGTAACAGAGACAAGCATTATGTTCATAATTCCTATTCCGCCAACAATTAATGATACAGAAGCAATTGCACCAAGAAGAATTGACATGGTTCTGGTTGATTCTTCAGCAGTTTTAAGCATTTGAGTTAGGTCCATTACTGTGAAATCATCTTCCTGACCCTGTCCAATTCTATGCCTCTGTCTCAAAAGTGATTTAATCTCATCTGTTGCCAAAGGAATTGACTCCATAGACTGAGCCTTTGCATAGATTAATCTTACTCTGCCTGGCAAAATATTACCAAAAAGTGTTCTCTGAGCTGTGGTAATGGGGACATATATTATGTCGTCCTGGTCCTGTCCTGTGAGAGATTGTCCTTTTTTACCAAGAACTCCAACAACTTCAAAGGGTATTTTTTTTATTCTTATTAATTTGCCAATTGGTTCAAGATCTCCAAATAGTTTTTCACTGACAGTCTGCCCAATTACTGCTACTTTTGTTCCACTTCTTACATCCTGTTCTGTTATGAATCTTCCAGAGACGATTTCCCAGTCTCTAACAGTGGTCATTTCCGGGGTCGTTCCAAGCACAGCTGTTGACCAGTTCTGATTTCCGAATACGACCTGTGCTGTTCCAGATATTACTGGAGCTACTGCAGAGACATTAGAACACTCTTTGGCAATAGCTTCAGCATCTGCCATTGTAAGGGTTTGCTGCGTTCCTGTACCCATCCTTATACCACCCTGCGTGGTTGCTCCTGGAAGAATAAGAATTAGATTGCTTCCTATACTTGATATCTGAGTAGAGATTTTTTCTCTTGCACCCTGACCAATTGCAATCATTGTTACAACAGCACCAACACCTATTATTATTCCCAGTATGGCAAGAAAAGAACGCATGGCATTGTTGATAAGAGAACGTACTGCTATGTTAATTATAGAGGAAATGGCTATCATGACTGAGTATCACTTATAATTTTACCATCAAGAAATCTTATCTGTCTTTTACCAAAAGCTGCAATATCTGGCTCATGAGTAACAATGATTGTTGTAAGTCCCTGCTCTTCATTGAGTCTCTTAAAGATTTCCATTATTTCTATGCTTGCCTTTGAGTCAAGATTCCCTGTTGGCTCATCTGCAAGTATTATTGAAGGATTATTTACAAGTGCACGGGCAATGGCAACCCTTTGTTGTTGTCCTCCACTTAGTTGTCTTGGATAGTGATTTGCTCTTTCTTTAAGTCCAACTCGGGAAAGAGTCTCCAGGGCTTTTTCTTTTCTTTCTTTTGCAGGAACTCCTGCATAAATAAGAGGAAGTTCGACATTCTCAAGTGCTGTAGCTCTCGGAAGTAGATTAAACTGTTGAAAAACAAAGCCTATTTTTTTGTTTCTTATCTCAGCAAGCTCGTTTACATCCATCGTTGAGACATCTATTTCTTCAAGATAGTATTTGCCTGAGGTGGGAGTGTCAAGACAGCCGATTATATTCATAAAAGTTGATTTACCTGAGCCAGATGGGCCCATTATACAGACAAACTCTCCCTTTTCAATTGAAACAGAGATACCGTTTAAAACTATCAATTCCTGTTCTCCAATTCGGTAAACTTTTGTAACATTTTCAACTTTTATAACTGGCATAATTAAAATCTTGGCATACGAGGTGAAGGAGATGAATCCGATGCTTTTTTATTTGCTTTAATTTCAACAATGACACTATCACCTTCTCTTATATCTCCTTCAACTACTTCACTCCACTCACCATCGCTTATTCCTGTTTTTATTTTCACTCTTACAGGTTTTCCCTCTCTTAAAACCCATACTCCCTGTTCTTTTAAAGGTGTTGTGTTTGGCATTCTGAATCTCAAAGCAGCATTCGGAATCTTGAGAACATTTTTCCTTTCCTCAGTAACAAATGTAACATTGGCAGTCATACCTGGTTTAAGAAGCAGGTGAGAGTTATCCACTGCTATTACAACATCATAGGTTACAACATTCTGAGTAACTGTAGGAGAAAGTCTTATCTGAGATACAACTCCTTTGAACTTTCTATCAGGATAGGCATCCACTGTAAAAGTTGCCTCCATTCCATTTTTGATTTTTGATATATCCGCTTCATCCACATTTGTGTCAACCTGCATCTTTGTAAGGTCAGGAGCTATTGTGAAAAGTGTTGGAGTTTGAAAACTTGCTGCAACTGTCTGTCCTACCTCAACATTTTTTGCAATAACAACGCCATTAACAGGTGAAACTATTCTCGTATATCCAAGATTTGTTTTTGCCTGCCTGAGCCCTGCTTCAGCTTTTTTAACCTGTGCAAGAGCAATCTCATACTGAGCTCTGGCAGTATTATACGCTGTCTCAGCATCATCAAGCTCGCTGCGAGCTATAAGATCACGCTTGAATAGTTCTTGTTTTCTTTTAAAAGTTCTTTCCGCATCCTTCAATGTAACATCAGCCTTGAAAAGATTTGATTTTGCATTGTAAAGGTCTGCCTCAGCCTGTTTTAGATCATTTTCAAAGGGAGTAGGATCAATCTGAGCAATAAGTTGCCCCTTTTTAACTATAGAGTTGTAATCAGCATACAGGGCTACAATTGTTCCAGAAACTCTTGTTCCAACAAGAATCGTTGTTACAGGATTTACATTTCCTGTAGCAGTTACTGTCTGGACAATATCTCCTCTCTGAACTTTGACAGTTTTGAACTCTGTTTTCTTTGAGCCTGACAGAAGAATGACAAAAACAACTGCCAAAATAATTAAAAATCCCGCTGAAATCAATGCTATTTTTTTTCTTTTTTTCATTCTACCCATCCCACTGTTTTTTGTATTTGTGCATAGGTTACATTATAGTCATAAATTGCCTGCCAGTACTGTGTGTTTGTCTGTTCAAAAAGAACTATGGCATCTACGACTTCTATAGAACTTCCAATGCCAACCTCATATCTTCCCATTGCAAGGTCAAGATTTTCCTTTGCCTGTTTTAACGCAATTTTGAGTGTTTCTATTTTCTGGGATGCTTCTTTTAATTGAACAAAAAGATTTTTTATCTGGGATGTTATCTGTTGTCTCAAAGAGTCTTCCTTGGAGGAATAATAAACTATATCTGACTCAGCCTGTTTAAGCCTGTATGTGGTTGACCATCCACTGAACAGCGGAAGGCTCATCTGAAAGAAAACTGTCCATCTCTTATCCAGAGGAAAGTCTTCATTGAGATATCCGTAGCTTGCTGAACCAGTAAATGTGGGGAAGTATTCTTTTTTTACCAATTCTTTTGTGGAAATTGAAGCCTGTTTATTGAATTTTATTGCCTGAAGTTGAGGATTTCTCTCAATTGCAATCTGGATAGCTTCATTTTCATTAAGCTTTCTGACAGCATAGTCTTCATCTTTAATATCAAAATCTGGCATATCTACTGCTCCCATTGCTACTTTAAGATTTAAAAGTGCTTGAGAAAGCTGTTTTTCAGCTGTAATTAAGTTGAGCTTTGCATTGCTCAGCTCAACCTCTGCTTTTGTTACCTCAATTTTTGGCTTAAGTCCAACCTCGTAAAATCCCTTTGCAAGGTCAAGATGTCTTTGAGCCTGCTTAAGCACTTCTTGAGCTGTTTCTTTCTGCTTTTTTGCCTTAAGCATACTGTAATAACTCTCTTTAACACTATAAATTGTTTGTAAAACAGTGTCTCTGTCCTGCCACTCTGTTGCTTTGTAAAACTGCTGTTGAATTTCTACCTGTTTAGAAGTTTTTCCAAAATCAAAGAGAGTTTGACTTAGGCTCATCTGAGCTGAATACTGTTTTGAGTATTCTTCGCCTATTTTATTTTCCAGATAACTCCTTTGATATCCCAAAGATAAGTCTATTTGAGGGAAATAGCCTGAACGAGCCTCTCCAATTTTAAAAAAGCTTTTGTTAACAGTAGCCTTAGATGCAAGAATCTCAGGATTTTTCTTTAATGCTATATTAATACAGTCCTGAAGACTGTAAACAGGCTCAAGGCTGAAGGCTGAAGACTGAAGACTGAAGAAGAGGAATAAAGAAATTAAAAGGACTCTCAGTATCATTGCTTTCCCATAACATCTTTCAATTTTGCACCCGTATTAACTGTAACATCTACATAGGGAATCACTGACATTCCTGGCCAGAGAGGATAATCTGGATCAAAGGGTGTGTCAATTATTATTCTAACTGGAATTCTCTGAACAACTTTAACAAAGTTTCCAGTGGCATTTTCAGGTGGGAAAAGGCTGAAGACAGCACCTGTTCCAGGCTGAAAGCTTGCAACATGACCTTTGAAAACCTTGCCAGGATAGGCATCAACTTTGATTTTTACAGGCTGACCAACTCTCATTTTTTCTATCTGTGTTTCTTTAAAATTAGCACCCACCCAGATGTCCTGTTCATCAACAATTGCCATTAGAAGTTGTCCTGGCTTAACATATTGCCCTACTTCTACTGATTTTTTTGCCACTCTTCCATCTCTTGGAGAGACAATCAAAGTTCTTTTTAAGTTTATCTCAGCAATCTTCAATTCTTCCTGAGCTTTTCCTATCTGATACTGCTGAGTTTTTAATTTTACTGTAAGAGTATTTATTGATGATTTAATCTCCTTTATCTGACTTTCTACAGCTTTTTCCTGGGCTATTGCTACTTTCAGGGCTGCTTCCTGAGAGTCAAACCTGCTTTTTGAGACAAGGTCTTCCTCATAAAGTCCTTTAATTCTCTGAAATTCCTTTTCAGCAAGCACTCTCTGGGCATGGGCTGCCTGAAGATTGGCTTCCATTGTTTTGAGTTTTGCCATTGCTTCATTCAATTGAGAGCTTATTTCCTTTAACTGATTGGACAGTGTATTTACATTTTCTCTTTTTGCTCTCACATCTGCTAAATAGTCATCTGGCTCTATTTCCACAAGAGGTTCACCTTTTTTTACTCTTTGGTTATAGTCAACATAAACCTTGACAACTTTTCCAGAGACCTGGGGAGATATAGGAACTATTGTTCCTTCAATGTAGGCATCATCAGTTCTTTCATAAACAATGTAGTAATAAATTTCTTTGCCCATGAAGATTAAAGCTACTAAAGCAATAACAATTAACAGAATGATTTTAATCTTTTTTGAATTTTTAAATTTCTCACCAATTCCTTTGAGAGTCATTTATCAGTCTCCTGAGCAACAATTTCATTGTCTCTAAATGCTT
The nucleotide sequence above comes from Thermodesulfovibrio aggregans. Encoded proteins:
- a CDS encoding glycosyltransferase family 4 protein; this encodes MKIAIVRKKYTFHGGAESYINSLIKYLIEKGHEIYIYSIKWQAPSDTALPVTFKKIPAIPLNSFLRDLSFAVFGYFILKKDRKNLDIIQAHDKILIQDIYRAGDGCHIQWLKERWKRVSFIKKITIALNPYHWLILLIERTIFKGKKYKKIIAISEMVKKNIVENYSVDPDDIMVIYNAIDYAKFAEINKQQYRRQIREKFGINDNEFVLLFVGSGFERKGVKYLIESAEKVRYPLTVLIVGKGDSEKYKKYIKNQKIIFTGPQKEVEKIYAAADLFVFPTMYEPFGLVVLEAMASGLPVITTKLSGAAELIINYQNGFVIDAPEQIDKIAEYISLLIEDKELYKKLSEESKNTASLFTMERHFKELEKLYEEII
- a CDS encoding efflux RND transporter periplasmic adaptor subunit, whose translation is MKKRKKIALISAGFLIILAVVFVILLSGSKKTEFKTVKVQRGDIVQTVTATGNVNPVTTILVGTRVSGTIVALYADYNSIVKKGQLIAQIDPTPFENDLKQAEADLYNAKSNLFKADVTLKDAERTFKRKQELFKRDLIARSELDDAETAYNTARAQYEIALAQVKKAEAGLRQAKTNLGYTRIVSPVNGVVIAKNVEVGQTVAASFQTPTLFTIAPDLTKMQVDTNVDEADISKIKNGMEATFTVDAYPDRKFKGVVSQIRLSPTVTQNVVTYDVVIAVDNSHLLLKPGMTANVTFVTEERKNVLKIPNAALRFRMPNTTPLKEQGVWVLREGKPVRVKIKTGISDGEWSEVVEGDIREGDSVIVEIKANKKASDSSPSPRMPRF
- a CDS encoding HlyD family secretion protein; the protein is MTLKGIGEKFKNSKKIKIILLIVIALVALIFMGKEIYYYIVYERTDDAYIEGTIVPISPQVSGKVVKVYVDYNQRVKKGEPLVEIEPDDYLADVRAKRENVNTLSNQLKEISSQLNEAMAKLKTMEANLQAAHAQRVLAEKEFQRIKGLYEEDLVSKSRFDSQEAALKVAIAQEKAVESQIKEIKSSINTLTVKLKTQQYQIGKAQEELKIAEINLKRTLIVSPRDGRVAKKSVEVGQYVKPGQLLMAIVDEQDIWVGANFKETQIEKMRVGQPVKIKVDAYPGKVFKGHVASFQPGTGAVFSLFPPENATGNFVKVVQRIPVRIIIDTPFDPDYPLWPGMSVIPYVDVTVNTGAKLKDVMGKQ
- a CDS encoding ABC transporter permease; this encodes MIAISSIINIAVRSLINNAMRSFLAILGIIIGVGAVVTMIAIGQGAREKISTQISSIGSNLILILPGATTQGGIRMGTGTQQTLTMADAEAIAKECSNVSAVAPVISGTAQVVFGNQNWSTAVLGTTPEMTTVRDWEIVSGRFITEQDVRSGTKVAVIGQTVSEKLFGDLEPIGKLIRIKKIPFEVVGVLGKKGQSLTGQDQDDIIYVPITTAQRTLFGNILPGRVRLIYAKAQSMESIPLATDEIKSLLRQRHRIGQGQEDDFTVMDLTQMLKTAEESTRTMSILLGAIASVSLIVGGIGIMNIMLVSVTERTREIGIRMAVGAKPKDIRMQFLIESVFLTMIGGIFGLLLGIAGSLIVSNLMQWPVSISPFSAFIAFSFSAFVGIFFGFYPAYKASMLNPIDALRYE
- a CDS encoding ABC transporter ATP-binding protein, translated to MPVIKVENVTKVYRIGEQELIVLNGISVSIEKGEFVCIMGPSGSGKSTFMNIIGCLDTPTSGKYYLEEIDVSTMDVNELAEIRNKKIGFVFQQFNLLPRATALENVELPLIYAGVPAKERKEKALETLSRVGLKERANHYPRQLSGGQQQRVAIARALVNNPSIILADEPTGNLDSKASIEIMEIFKRLNEEQGLTTIIVTHEPDIAAFGKRQIRFLDGKIISDTQS
- a CDS encoding TolC family protein, producing MILRVLLISLFLFFSLQSSAFSLEPVYSLQDCINIALKKNPEILASKATVNKSFFKIGEARSGYFPQIDLSLGYQRSYLENKIGEEYSKQYSAQMSLSQTLFDFGKTSKQVEIQQQFYKATEWQDRDTVLQTIYSVKESYYSMLKAKKQKETAQEVLKQAQRHLDLAKGFYEVGLKPKIEVTKAEVELSNAKLNLITAEKQLSQALLNLKVAMGAVDMPDFDIKDEDYAVRKLNENEAIQIAIERNPQLQAIKFNKQASISTKELVKKEYFPTFTGSASYGYLNEDFPLDKRWTVFFQMSLPLFSGWSTTYRLKQAESDIVYYSSKEDSLRQQITSQIKNLFVQLKEASQKIETLKIALKQAKENLDLAMGRYEVGIGSSIEVVDAIVLFEQTNTQYWQAIYDYNVTYAQIQKTVGWVE